A genomic region of Papaver somniferum cultivar HN1 chromosome 7, ASM357369v1, whole genome shotgun sequence contains the following coding sequences:
- the LOC113298074 gene encoding AP2/ERF and B3 domain-containing transcription factor RAV1-like has product MENSCCIDEGTSTTDSVSLSPNTTKLDSSSDKNSSTKLCRMGSGTSVVVDSESGAEAESRKLPSSQYKGVVPQPNGRWGAQIYEKHQRVWLGTFNEEEEAAKAYDIAVQRFRGRDAVTNFKMNVLEEDNIEYIFLNSRSKAEIVDMLRKHTYSDELEHGKRNYTSTVSENASGRYLGSNGTGLGLGLDPVILMKARSHLFEKAVTPSDVGKLNRLVIPKQHAEKYFPLEIGTISKGVLLNFEDNEGKVWRFRYSYWNSSQSYVLTKGWSRFVKEKGLKAGCVVSFQRSTGQDKQLYIDWKPRINNVNPVPAEIMTGLAQEVLSVNNPVLQGGQQVVRLFGVNIFKLPVVVMDSCNSSKRRRENDQVDKSLSSSAEYHCKKQCVVGAL; this is encoded by the coding sequence ATGGAGAATAGTTGTTGCATAGATGAGGGAACAAGTACTACAGATTCAGTTTCCTTATCTCCGAATACGACAAAGCTCGATTCATCATCAGACAAGAATTCTTCTACGAAACTATGCCGAATGGGCAGTGGAACAAGTGTTGTTGTAGATTCCGAAAGCGGGGCTGAGGCAGAATCTCGTAAACTGCCTTCATCTCAATACAAAGGAGTAGTTCCTCAGCCAAATGGTAGATGGGGTGCCCAGATATACGAAAAGCATCAGAGGGTGTGGTTAGGGACTTTTAATGAAGAAGAGGAAGCTGCTAAAGCTTATGATATCGCGGTACAGAGGTTTCGCGGTCGAGATGCCGTCACAAATTTCAAAATGAATGTTTTGGAAGAAGATAACATCGAATACATTTTCTTGAATTCTCGCTCCAAAGCTGAGATCGTTGATATGTTGCGTAAACATACATATAGCGATGAACTAGAGCATGGTAAACGTAATTACACTAGCACTGTTTCAGAAAATGCAAGCGGAAGATATTTGGGTTCCAACGGGACAGGATTAGGATTAGGATTAGACCCAGTTATATTAATGAAAGCTCGTAGTCATTTATTCGAAAAGGCAGTAACACCAAGTGATGTTGGTAAGCTAAACCGTCTAGTTATACCTAAACAACATGCCGAGAAATATTTTCCTCTAGAAATCGGAACCATTTCCAAGGGTGTTTTACTGAATTTTGAGGATAATGAAGGAAAAGTTTGGAGGTTTAGGTATTCGTATTGGAACAGCAGTCAAAGTTACGTTCTTACAAAAGGTTGGAGTCGATTTGTGAAGGAGAAGGGTCTGAAAGCTGGGTGCGTCGTTAGTTTTCAAAGATCAACCGGGCAAGACAAACAGCTTTACATCGACTGGAAGCCAAGGATTAATAACGTTAATCCTGTTCCGGCAGAAATCATGACGGGTTTAGCTCAAGAAGTATTAAGTGTTAATAACCCAGTACTACAAGGTGGGCAACAAGTGGTCAGGTTGTTTGGGGTTAACATTTTTAAACTGCCTGTTGTTGTTATGGATAGCTGCAATAGTAGTAAAAGGAGGAGAGAAAATGATCAAGTTGACAAGTCATTGTCATCTTCTGCAGAGTATCATTGTAAGAAACAGTGTGTTGTAGGAGCTTTATAG